GCCCATCTGGCCGATGGCGTCATTCATGGCCGACTGTGGCGGCGTCATGGCCATCTGGCCGGGCGTGCCGCTGGCAAGGTTTTCCATCATGCGCTGCAATTCGGAGAGCAGCTGCCGGGCAGCGTCGCGCGATCCGGACTGGGCGAGGTCCTGGAGCGCATCGAGCATGTCTTCGAGGTCGCCGCGTTCGATCATCTGGGCGTCTGGCGGCAACTGCGCGGTATCCCCATTGGGGCCGGCCTGCATCTGTTGCTGTGCCAGGGCCTGCAGGAACTCATCCATCGCCTGCCGCAATTCCTGCATCAGGCGGTCGATCTCTGCATCCGGCGCGCCATTCGCCAGGGCGTCCATCAGAGCGTCCTGAGCGTCGCGCAGGGCGGTTTCAGCCAGAGAGAGCTTCCCGTCCTCGAAATGCAGCGCTACGTCCCACAAGAGCTCGTAGATGCCGTCCAGGTCGCCTTCGTGGTCGGCTCCCTTCAGGCGCCAATAGGCGGCGCGCAGGGGCAGATAGTCGGTTGCGGTCTCGTAGTAACGGTCTGCGTGCAGGGTGAGGGCATTCAGCGCGCGGGCGACGCGGGGTGCATCGTCGGGTTTGCGGGCAAGGCGCTGGCGCTGCTCGATGACGGCGCGTGCGACGGGGTTGGTGAAGCGGCGCTGCGGCAGGCGCATGATCCGGGTGCCGCTCAGCCCCTCCTGGCCTGCTTCATCGAAGGCTGCCAGCGTGATTGCGACCTGCAGGCCGGCCCAGGGGTGGCTTGTCAGGTCCTTGTAAGTGAATTCGGCTTCCGCCTCGGTGACGCGGGGCGACGGCAGCGGCAGTTTGAGGACCGGCGGGTCGATGGCCGCAAGAGCCCCGATTTCCGTGCTGGCGGTGCCGTCACCCTCATCGCCGTCGGCGGTGATGTCGGTCGTGTCCGGATCCGGCAGGGTGATGCGCATTTCCGCCTGGGTGATGCCGTAATCGTCCAGCAGGTCGTAGCCGACGGCGAGGGTCAGCTGCGGCGTGACGGAGAGGGCATCGCCGTCGGTGAAGGTGATCTGCGGCGCATGATCGGGGGTGAGCGTCAGGGCGTAGCTGTCGAGCACCCGGCCATTGGCGGCCAGGGCAAGCGTGCCCTCCTGCGTCAGTTTAAGGGCGATCTCATGAGCCCCTGACGCGGCATCGGCAAAGGGATGGTCACCGTCGCCAAGGCGTGCTTCGGCGCTGCCGGCACCATAGATGCGGGCGGTGAGTTCGCTGCCGGTGGGGACGGAGACCGGAGCCGGGGCACCATCCTCGCCACGGGGGGCAGAATTGAGGAACAGCGGCGGCACGCCGGTATAGGCCGGCGGTGTGATCCAGGCATCGTAGGCGATGGCGGTACTGCTGCCCGAGAAGGTGCCGGGCAGCAGATTGTCAGCCAGCCGCGCCGGAGCGTCGCGGCCTGCATGTACAAGGGCTGCGGCGACAAGAAGGAAGGCTGCGCCGCGCAGGGCATAGCGGTCGGTCTCGGGTGCCCGCGAGCGTGGGGATGCGAACCTGGCCTGCCGCATGGCGCCTTCAAGGCGGGCCTGATGGGCCGCCCAGAGGGCAGAGCC
The sequence above is drawn from the Pyruvatibacter mobilis genome and encodes:
- a CDS encoding TIGR02302 family protein, producing the protein MIRKRRDTAADHLPPALKRKVALTRAGLAWERLWPELVAPLSLTGVYGAVALVNGWQSVPAPLHWLALAGTLGGSAWLLIRSLRGWRWPETEEALRRIERQSGLRHRPLSALADDRADFAGDRNEGSALWAAHQARLEGAMRQARFASPRSRAPETDRYALRGAAFLLVAAALVHAGRDAPARLADNLLPGTFSGSSTAIAYDAWITPPAYTGVPPLFLNSAPRGEDGAPAPVSVPTGSELTARIYGAGSAEARLGDGDHPFADAASGAHEIALKLTQEGTLALAANGRVLDSYALTLTPDHAPQITFTDGDALSVTPQLTLAVGYDLLDDYGITQAEMRITLPDPDTTDITADGDEGDGTASTEIGALAAIDPPVLKLPLPSPRVTEAEAEFTYKDLTSHPWAGLQVAITLAAFDEAGQEGLSGTRIMRLPQRRFTNPVARAVIEQRQRLARKPDDAPRVARALNALTLHADRYYETATDYLPLRAAYWRLKGADHEGDLDGIYELLWDVALHFEDGKLSLAETALRDAQDALMDALANGAPDAEIDRLMQELRQAMDEFLQALAQQQMQAGPNGDTAQLPPDAQMIERGDLEDMLDALQDLAQSGSRDAARQLLSELQRMMENLASGTPGQMAMTPPQSAMNDAIGQMGEIIDQQRALQDETVQQGNSQDFQAGGREGDQQGGSQGGNQAGKGQPGAGPNGELQRRQGGIRDELSRLREGLDGSGVSQPSALGRAERAMQDAEDALAQGDTERAARKQGEAIENLRDGAQALAETLLEDLAMGDQQGQDQGRGGEGRDPLGRPQRSSGPQQGDGVEVPDETDIQRARRILEELQRRAGDRSRPPVELDYLNRLLQRF